The following coding sequences are from one Numida meleagris isolate 19003 breed g44 Domestic line chromosome 22, NumMel1.0, whole genome shotgun sequence window:
- the CRYBG2 gene encoding absent in melanoma 1-like protein yields the protein MAPPALLRGGGGHKDLPFQHSVAKGFISSAELSMKQTAAPGPEGRSRFQKISLVSRRLEHTAGGGGRDGSPSRVSLLLQAWEREIVEKTASGPSAVTQRNCSSSVSILKDFAAHGPIFSQVFSPRRQEEKQGDDTMPAPRDVPVHRESYMHGVLLPTTPRCQRSARDTKPRARHVTVLREGREAEEGRKTQNGACKATAVPSSHQKGCKPDGGGITKITARGKSSLSTLDTGGSSREKCSPQDETMPNAMPRGRDKPQDLQISTTSAQCPLEDQSGVWEGGAVHGDGSISATQPRTENSEGAGDTSVEVSNGTDLLPGARASPKNTEVEMEEGKMVEDQQGVAQDTQSIPEPPIESTAEPQPESVPKPQPDSIPKPQPENVSRHQSESISKPQMEIIQEPPHESPAPPSESPSDASEEDPELVVDMEIFVDTLRNMEPSEMRKVPKVPRQPRPSALGRCTALPPIHEDRVAPRTHISLPVALQELLAWGRGGQPAETPLEGTGSHDEEEEEIENPYLSPGEKALRRAQNGNGEPGSLLGGAMQGRATGERSILFRGNVLKGMALLSDFLEHRAAAVDEAKPYSRLDNSVLYSRFVSPASTHNGVPNGTGASDHPSTELEALSPDHIPPIPEEPESAGAPYPADILVSAALEQCLGVLGHIGDIRSEPPEHLPPASSLQMVLCIVGSCAAWPPVRWEGAGMGDRRQEDQEGSVKINARPALCCHPNQIILFSEAGFAGHRREIWGDVPDATSWELSHKISIRVIRGGWVMYEKPRFHGRKCVLAEGDVEIDNPWMVYGQSDEPRGSRPFRIGSFKRVVKDYRTPEISLFAEENGEGARLQFSDSAEDTRVQGQSLTASSIIVHSGLWLVYSKPFFDDDPYVLEPGGYPNLKAWGAKDPSICSMHPIRLGCPVVERPGEPQVVIYEDAGFQGRSFTISRDIYDLKRLPELPLSTVGSMRVLGACWVGYEKEGFRGHQYLLEEGEYHNWRQWSGYGKELVSLRLIRTDFSDPALVLFEAMDFEEGPSVELSEALPDMQLAGYGTITQSIHVLSGVWVAYEGPNFSGEQYILEKGVYRSCEDWGATNCRITSAQPILQVREHNLHFVSKILLFSEPDFLGEHLAFEDEQSALPDSFVPRSCRVRGGSWILFDSQAFTGEQHVLSEGEYPTLGAMGCLSSTAIRSLKKVPVFFSEPSIFLHGLECFEGKEIELNNEVRSLQAEGFNNHVLSVRVKGGIWVLCEHGDFRGRQWLLDCTEITNWLTYSGLQHVGSLYPIRQRRIYFRIRSKELQLYLSVPDDVEDMKAGRVVVSSLSEQSSSIWYYEDGLLKNQVAPAMSLQVIGPAGKGAKAVLWSENRMPRQTWSIDSQGQIRSQMFEDMILDVKGGRSYDRDHAIIWEAAEERPTQIWDVQVL from the exons ATGG ctccaccagccctgctgcGTGGTGGTGGGGGCCACAAGGATCTGCCGTTCCAGCACAGTGTGGCGAAGGGCTTCATCTCCAGCGCTGAGCTGAGCAtgaagcaaacagcagcacctGGACCCGAGGGCCGATCCCGCTTCCAGAAAATCTCACTGGTGTCCCGGCGGCTGGAGCACACGGCAGGAGGGGGGGGCCGGGATGGCAGCCCCTCCCGcgtctccctgctgctgcaggcctgGGAGAGGGAGATTGTGGAGAAGACAGCATCGGGGCCGAGTGCGGTGACGCAGCGCAACTGCTCGTCCTCCGTCAGCATCCTGAAGGACTTTGCGGCGCACGGACCCATCTTCTCACAGGTCTTCTCGCCACGGCggcaggaggagaagcagggGGACGACACAATGCCTGCGCCCCGAGATGTCCCTGTGCACCGTGAGAGCTACATGCACGGTGTGCTGCTCCCCACCACGCCCCGCTGCCAGCGCTCAGCCCGCGACACCAAGCCCAGGGCCAGGCATGTCACTGTGCTGCgggagggcagggaggcagaggaggGCAGGAAAACCCAAAATGGAGCATGCAAAGCCACCGCGGTGCCCTCATCGCATCAGAAAGGCTGTAAGCCGGATGGTGGTGGCATCACCAAGATCACAGCACGTGGCAAAAGCTCATTGAGCACCTTGGATACTGGGGGATCCTCCAGGGAGAAATGTTCGCCACAAGATGAAACCATGCCCAATGCAATGCCAAGAGGCAGAGACAAACCCCAGGACCTGCAAATCAGTACAACCAGTGCCCAGTGTCCTCTGGAAGATCAGTCTGGAGTCTGGGAAGGAGGTGCAGTGCATGGGGATGGCTCTATTTCAGCCACACAGCCCAGGACAGAGAACTCTGAGGGAGCAGGTGACACCTCCGTGGAAGTAAGCAATGGGACTGACCTGTTACCTGGAGCACGTGCATCTCCAAAGAACACAGAGGTTGAGATGGAGGAGGGTAAGATGGTGGAGGATCAGCAGGGTGTGGCCCAAGATACCCAGAGCATCCCTGAGCCTCCCATAGAGAGCACTGCAGAACCCCAGCCTGAGAGCGTCCCCAAACCCCAGCCTGACAGCATCCCAAAACCTCAACCTGAGAATGTCTCCAGACACCAAAGTGAGAGCATCTCAAAGCCCCAAATGGAGATCATCCAGGAGCCCCCCCATGAGTCCCCCGCTCCTCCATCCGAGAGTCCCTCAGATGCATCCGAGGAGGACCCTGAGTTGGTGGTGGACATGGAGATCTTTGTGGACACACTGCGCAACATGGAGCCCTCAGAGATGCGGAAGGTGCCCAAGGTTCCGCGCCAGCCCCGGCCCTCGGCGTTGGGTcgctgcacagcactgccacccATCCACGAGGACCGTGTGGCCCCGCGCACCCACATCTCGCTGCCTGTCGCCCTGCAGGAACTGCTGGCATGGGGAAGGGGCGGGCAACCAGCTGAGACCCCTCTAGAGGGCACTGGGAGCCAtgacgaggaggaggaggagatcgAGAACCCCTACCTGAGCCCTGGGGAGAAAGCACTGAGGAGGGCTCAGAATGGCAATGGGGAGCCAGGCTCGCTCCTGGGGGGAGCGATGCAGGGCAGGGCCACGGGTGAGCGCAGTATTCTGTTCCGAGGGAACGTCCTCAAGGGCATGGCACTGCTCTCTGACTTCCTGGAGCACCGTGCAGCTGCAGTGGATGAGGCCAAGCCCTACTCACGCCTGGACAACAGCGTGCTTTACAGCCGCTTCGTATCCCCTGCCAGCACCCATAATGGGGTCCCCAATGGGACGGGTGCTAGTGACcaccccagcactgagctggaaGCACTGAGTCCTGATCACATTCCTCCCATCCCTGAAGAGCCAGAGAGTGCCGGTGCCCCGTACCCCGCTGACATCCTGGTGAGTGCTGCCCTGGAGCAGtgcctgggggtgctggggcaCATAGGGGATATCAGGTCTGAACCCCCTGAGCATCTTCCCCCTGCTTCCAGCCTACAGATGGTGCTTTGCATTGTGGGAAGCTGTGCTGCATGGCCCCCAGTACGATGGGAGGGTGCTGGGATGGGTGATAGGAGG CAGGAGGACCAGGAGGGCTCTGTGAAGATAAACGCCAGACCCG CACTCTGCTGTCACCCCAACCAGATCATCCTCTTCTCCGAGGCCGGTTTCGCAGGGCACAGACGGGAGATTTGGGGTGACGTCCCTGACGCTACATCTTGGGAGCTGTCACACAAAATATCCATCAGGGTCATCCGTGGCGG GTGGGTGATGTATGAGAAACCACGGTTCCATGGGCGCAagtgtgtgctggcagaggGAGACGTGGAGATTGACAACCCCTGGATGGTGTACGGGCAGAGCGATGAGCCACGTGGCAGTCGGCCCTTCCGCATCGGCTCCTTCAAGAGGGTGGTGAAG GATTACCGCACACCTGAAATCAGCCTGTTTGCTGAGGAGAACGGTGAAGGTGCCAGGCTGCAGTTCAGCGACTCGGCTGAGGACACTCGTGTGCAGGGCCAGTCACTCACCGCTTCCTCCATCATTGTGCACTCGGGACT GTGGCTGGTTTACTCCAAGCCCTTCTTTGATGACGACCCCTATGTCCTGGAGCCAGGCGGGTACCCCAACCTGAAGGCCTGGGGAGCGAAGGATCCATCCATCTGCTCCATGCACCCCATCAGGCTG GGCTGCCCGGTGGTGGAGCGTCCCGGCGAGCCGCAGGTGGTGATCTACGAGGACGCGGGCTTCCAGGGACGCAGCTTCACCATCAGCCGAGATATCTATGACCTGAAGCGCCTGCCCGAGCTGCCGCTGTCCACCGTGGGCTCAATGCGTGTCCTGGGTGCCTG CTGGGTCGGTTACGAGAAGGAGGGCTTCCGCGGCCACCAGTACCTGTTGGAGGAAGGGGAGTACCACAACTGGCGGCAGTGGAGCGGCTATGGCAAGGAGCTGGTGTCCTTACGGCTCATACGGACG GATTTCTCTGACCCGGCACTGGTGCTCTTCGAGGCCATGGACTTTGAGGAGGGTCCCAGCGTGGAGCTGAGCGAGGCGTTGCCTGACATGCAGCTGGCCGGATACGGCACCATCACGCAGTCCATCCACGTGCTGAGTGGCGT GTGGGTGGCCTATGAGGGCCCCAACTTCTCAGGTGAGCAATACATCCTGGAGAAGGGAGTGTATCGCAGCTGTGAGGACTGGGGGGCCACCAACTGCCGCATCACCTCGGCACAGCCCATCCTGCAG GTTAGGGAGCACAACCTGCACTTCGTCTCCAAG ATCCTGCTCTTCTCAGAGCCTGACTTCTTGGGGGAACACCTTGCCTTCGAGGATGAGCAGAGTGCCCTGCCCGACAGCTTTGTGCCCCGCTCCTGCAGGGTCCGTGGGGGCAG CTGGATCCTGTTCGACAGCCAGGCCTTCACTGGGGAGCAGCATGTGCTGTCCGAGGGCGAGTACCCTACGCTGGGTGCTATGGGCTGCCTCTCGTCCACTGCCATCCGCTCCTTGAAGAAGGTCCCAGTG TTCTTCTCGGAGCCCTCCATCTTCCTGCATGGCCTGGAGTGTTTTGAGGGAAAGGAGATTGAGCTGAATAACGAAGTGCGGAGCCTCCAGGCAGAGGGCTTCAACAATCACGTGCTGTCCGTGCGTGTCAAAGGCGGCAT CTGGGTGTTGTGTGAGCACGGAGACTTCCGAGGCCGCCAGTGGCTGCTGGACTGCACCGAGATCACCAACTGGCTGACCTACAGTGGGCTGCAGCACGTGGGGTCCCTCTACCCCATCCGTCAG AGACGGATCTATTTCCGCATCAGGAgcaaagagctgcagctctACCTGTCTGTTCCTGATGACGTGGAGGACATGAAAGCGGGGCGCGTGGTGGTCTCCAGCCTGAgcgagcagagcagctccatcTGGTACTACGAGGACGGGCTGCTCAAAAACCAG GTTGCCCCTGCCATGAGCCTGCAGGTCATCGGGCCAGCTGGGAAGGGAGCAAAGGCTGTGCTGTGGTCCGAAAACCGGATGCCACGTCAGACCTGGAGCATTGATTCTCAGGGACAGATTCGCAGCCAGATGTTTGAGGATATGATCCTCGATGTAAAGG GCGGCCGATCGTATGACCGGGACCACGCCATCATTTGGGAGGCAGCTGAGGAACGACCCACGCAGATCTGGGATGTACAAGTGCTATGA